Genomic segment of Eretmochelys imbricata isolate rEreImb1 chromosome 24, rEreImb1.hap1, whole genome shotgun sequence:
CAGGAAAGGGGAGGAGCCAGACAGCGGCAGGGGTTGGGAGCTGTACGTTCGCTCCAAAGGGGTCAGGGTGTTGTTCCCATCGCAGCCTGAGGAGGTGCTGTAGCACAGAGGAGTTCATAGATTCATGCACAAGGGTGAGGCCAGAGGAGAGTATTTGATTATCCCGTGTGACCTGCACGACCCCGGCCAGAGAACCCCAGTCACAGATCCTGGCATCAAATGCTAAACCCCAAAGGGACGGCTAACAAAATCCAGCCTGAGCGCCTGTGTAACCCAGGCCGGAGAATTCCCCCGGCCTGCCAACTGGAAACATCCCAAAACCATGGGATTGCCTTAAAAATGCTGAGATTAAAATCCCGCCCCCGGcaacatttgggtttttttttcttcattgtcCAGTGTCGGAGCCTTTGGGGCACCCCCGGGGCACACTGTCCCACTCTCCCGTACAGCCCCAAGAGCTAAAAACGGCTGGAATTGTCACTGATTATAGACTCCTGGCGAGGCCACTAGTCCGGCCCCCCACCccgaggcaggaccaaggaaCCGCGATAAACTTGCAAGTGTTGGCAGCAGTGATTTCACCCTGGGCTGCTGGCTCTGTCCCCAGCGGCTCGCGTGGGGCCCTGTTGTCAGCCTAGCCTTGTTGCCAAGTTCCCAGGCTGGAGCCGCCCCCAACTCCGTTTCTCCCTGGGTGTTTCTTTGTGCTCCGCACCATGGAAATGATCCTCCAGGCCTGACTCCCGGATGTGCCCCATCTTGTCCCTTTCCCCTTTggctgagccctgggctgctCCAGGGTGAAGAGATCAACGCACAGGAGCCAGACGGCGCTCCCCACCCGCTCCCAGGGAGAGGgcagcagctggggtggggggcctgtCAGGCTGGGATCTCTCCCTTAAGGAGAAACAGACTCACTAGGAAAGGGGACAAGCCCCCTCTGCTCGTGCTGCCCCCTGGTTTGGGGAGGGGCTCGCACACTAGCCTCCGGCATGGGGCTGGATGGACATAAGGCAAGGGGACGGTACGGGGGTGAAAGGACCCCCTCTTGTTGCTCCCATTTGAGCATTTGGCTGCATCTGCCGGGTGGCGCAGAGGGAGACAAAGGCAGTGACCCGAGAGAGGCTCTGCTCCAAGGCCACGCAGCTGTCCTGACATCGGCGATGCCGGATTTACCGGGGTTTCACTGGGAGCAGCAGCATGACCGTGGGGGCCTGCACTTTCTCCTGCTGCTTGGACCCGgcttctctgcttccctctccctgccccattctcCCCTTCAAACCTCCACCTGGCTCAgcgcctcccaccccctgcctcctccGAGCGTCTCCCATGTCCCCTGATCGCTCCCCACCAGCGCCTCCAGCAGCCTCCCCACTAACATCTGTACAGtccatccctgcacccccttttGAAATCCCCGAGTCCGTTTTCCACCTGTAATGACCGGGTCACACGCTGGGCTTGTCCTGCCAGGCGTGCTTGGCACAGCGCCCTGCTGCCCAGCTTCTGGGCACACATCCTGTATACGGCCCATAGAATAACGAGCCCTGCAGCACTGAGAGGTGCAGGCAGGTTATACTATGGGCCGTATACAGAGGGATATTGACCAGGGATGGGCCAGGGTGAACCAAGATCAGAGACAGCCCAGATCAGGTGAACTCTCACGGGGACACCCTGGACACCCTGGACACCCTGGGGACACCCTGCGTCCATTGCCCCATAGAACTGGGGTCACTGCCAGAGTCTGCAGCACTCGGCCTTTCCCAGCAGGTGACCGATGCCCACCAGGCAGCGCGGACTGGTGCTAATGCCCGGCTGCACCGGTGCTGGGACAATGAgcccccctctgccctgctcagGCAACGGCTCCGTTACCGTTGCAGGGACTAAGGAGACAGAGATGTCGGGCAACTCGTCGGAGCTGGAATGGGCCCTCCAGGTGCTGGTGAAGAACTTTGACAAATACGCCAGCGGGTGCTGCAAGAAACCCCGGCGCATCAGCAAGAAGGATTTCCGCAAGATGCTGAGCCGGGAGCTCAACCACATGCTGACGGTGAGACCAGGGGGACACTAGTGTGTGAGTGTGAGCCCACGGGCAGCATGAGGCCCTGCCATGGGGAACCCTAGTGTGTGAGTGTGAGCCCACGGGCAGCACGAGGCTCTGCCACGGGGAACTCTAGTGTGTGAGTGTGAGCCCAAGGGCAGCACGAGGCCCTGCCACGGGGAACCCTAGTGTGTGAGTGTGAGCCCATGTGCAGCATGAGGCCCTGCCACGGAGAACCCTAGTGTGTGAGTGTGAGCCCATGGGCAGCATGAGGCCCTGCCACGGGGAACCCTAGTGTGTGAGTGTGAGCCCATGGGCAGCACGAGGCCCTGCCACGGGGAACCCTAGTGTGCGAGTGTGAGCCCACGGGCAGCGCCCGGTCCCGTCACAGGAAACCCTAGTGTGCGAGTGTGAGCCCATGGGCAGCGCCCGGTCCCGTCATGGGGAACCCTAGTGTGTGAGTGTGAGCCCACGGGCAGCGCCCAGTCCCGTCACGGGGAACCCTAGTGTGCGAGTGTGAGCCCACGGGCAGCGCCCGGTCCCGTCATGGGGAACCCTAGTGTGCGAGTGTGAGCCCAAGGGCAGCGCCCGGTCCCGTCACGGGGAACCCTAGTGTGCGAGTGTGAGCCCACGGGCAGCGCCCAGTCCCGTCACGGGGAACCCTAGTGTGCGAGTGTGAGCCCACGGGCAGCGCCCGGTCCCGTCACGGGGAACCCTAGTGTGTGAGTGTGAGCCCACGGGCAGCATGAGTCCCTGCCATGGGGAACCCTAGTGTGCGAGTGTGAGCCCACGGGCAGCGCCCGGTCCCGTCACGGGGAACCCTAGTGTGCGAGTGTGAGCCCACGGGCAGCGCCCGGTCCCGTCACGGGGAACCCTAGTGTGTGAGTGTGAGCCCACGGGCAGCGCCCGGTCCCGTCACGGGGAACCCTAGTGTGCGAGTGTGAGCCCACGGGCAGCGCCCGGTCCCGTCACGGGGAACCCTAGTGTGCGAGTGTGAGCCCACGGGCAGCGCCCGGTCCCGTCACGGGGAACCCTAGTGTGCGAGTGTGAGCCCACGGGCAGCGCCCGGTCCCGTCACGGGGAACCCTAGTGTGCGAGTGTGAGCCCACGGGCAGCGCCCGGTCCCGTCACGGGGAACCCTAGTGTGCGAGTGTGAGCCCACGGGCAGCGCCCGGTCCCGTCACGGGGAACCCTAGTGTGCGAGTGTGAGCCCACGGGCAGCGCCCGGTCCCGTCACGGGGAACCCTAGTGTGCGAGTGTGAGCCCACGGGCAGCGCCCGGTCCCGTCACGGGGAACCCTAGTGTGCGAGTGTGAGCCCACGGGCAGCGCCCGGTCCCGTCACGGGGAACCCTAGTGTGCGAGTGTGAGCCCACGGGCAGCGCCCGGTCCCGTCACGGGGAACCCTAGTGTGTGAGTGTGAGCCCACGGGCAGCGCCCGGTCCCGTCACGGGGAACCCTAGTGTGCGAGTGTGAGCCCACGGGCAGCGCCCGGTCCCGTCACGGGGAACCCTAGTGTGCGAGTGTGAGCCCACGGGCAGCGCCCGGTCCCGTCACGGGGAACCCTAGTGTGTGAGTGTGAGCCCACGGGCAGTGCCCGGTCCCGTCATGGGGAACCCTAGTGTGCGAGTGTGAGCCCACGGGCAGCGCCCGGTCCCGTCACGGGGAACCCTAGTGTGCGAGTGTGAGCCCACGGGCAGCGCCCGGTCCCGTCATGGGGAACCCTAGTGTGCGAGTGTGAGCCCAACACTACCTCACGCTGTCCCCAACCAGCCTCCTTGCTGGCAGCCTGAGGAGGGACCTcggtgacccccacccccagctccagtgcTGAGCTCCCTGCCCCTCGGGAGGGGGTGCCCCGGCAGCGGCTGACCTAGGTGCCAGGCTGGAGAGTGCCGCCCCCcgggctccccagcccctcctggcaTTCAAACGGCTCTGCGCTCTCTTCCCAGGACACCGGGAACAAGCGCGCGGCCGACAAGCTTATCTGTGACCTGGACGAGAACAAGGATGGGCTGATCAGCTTCGAGGAGTACTGGACCCTGATCGGCGGCATCGCTGGCCCCATCGCCTGCCTCATCCGCCAGCAGGAACACGGCACCAAGTTCACCAAGTAGCACGGCCTGAGGGCGCCGGCAGCCCCCCAGATCCCAGCTCGGATCTCCTCCTTTGCTGCTTCTCCCGAGGCCATGAgtgatcccctgccccccacggcGCCTCTGAGGCCGGCTCCTCCCGGGGAGAGCGGatctcctgccagctggggctcAGCCCCCACTCCATCAGCAACCCCCCTTAGCCAGCGCTGCCCTGGCTAACACCGATGCCCTGGGAAATAGCCAGCACTGAGGGCAGCTGCCTTCGAGGGGCTcgttcttccctcccccccaatgctGGGCTGGCCCACAGGGCAGCAGAGATATCATCCTCCTGGCCTTGTTAGCAAGCCACCTGCTGCGTCACGTGGCAGATCCGTGGCCTCCTGGACCCTCACCCCTGAGCCAGGGCCCatgctgctggcagtcacagagccGTAGTTAATGGAGGAGAATCACCTGTGGCTCTCTGCAGTACAGGGCTTATGTGACACACGCTGCAGTGGGTCTGACGTGCCAAGAAAGCAGATTCGCATTGTCCCAGAAAggagtggggcagcagggacacacgcAGACATGCAGACACGCACATGCCAGTCAGTTACAGCCTGGTCGCTGCTTTTCCCAGGCTCCCCCTGTAGCTGGCTGATGCTGTATTGACCTTTGCCGCCCTCCCGCCAAACGCcctggggtggctctggggctgggctagCCCCTCGGGGGGAGGGCACAGCCACCTGCAGGATTCAGGGTGCTGGTGTACCGgggtcctgcagggctgggatggggcccTTTTGTTCTCCTCTTCGGAGGCTGTGCTGGTTTTAACCCTTCCTGATCTGCAGCTGAGTGCTGAGCCTTGCCTGGCTCCAGGCTGGAGAGATCTGTGCTGGCAGGGAGGGGTAAaattcccccccccagccccccgccaagGCCCCAAGTGGGACAATCCAAGTTCCCAGCCATGCTTGTCTCCTGCCGTgtcactctgtgtagaagtcccgCGGGACTGGCTGGGGGTCTAGGCCCATACCGGGGCGAGGGAGGGATGCAGCCCCTTGGTGACTCGCCTTCTTGGATCCATTGTGCCAAACTCTGCCCTCAGtgcctttcctgcagccccccctgggctgccccccagGTGGGGGTTCCAGGGCATTGTCCCCCATCTACGACTTGAATGGTTCCCGTTCTCAAACCTCTGTCTGGCTCGGGATTCCAACCCCCATGCTGGTTAGAAAGCAACCCGTCCGAGCTGGTAAGAAATCTGTCCTTCCCCTTTGCTGACCATT
This window contains:
- the S100A16 gene encoding protein S100-A16 — encoded protein: MSGNSSELEWALQVLVKNFDKYASGCCKKPRRISKKDFRKMLSRELNHMLTDTGNKRAADKLICDLDENKDGLISFEEYWTLIGGIAGPIACLIRQQEHGTKFTK